The Bradysia coprophila strain Holo2 chromosome IV unlocalized genomic scaffold, BU_Bcop_v1 contig_81, whole genome shotgun sequence genome has a window encoding:
- the LOC119072512 gene encoding recQ-mediated genome instability protein 1-like, producing MIADFDTHVRDTNRRFAAVHISVDQDWLGGCVEWFLSETPRISNENLYKNAYEQWLLSDLAESGVKCLPQSVLSNKNEFKFTGNYALQMQYVIDIAESAYEQYRTIHDKKLDEAEEPETEQRQRNISKKRRTLKLELTDGHTTVTAMEHCPIPCLNTKMVPGIKILIKGSMRCVNKVLFLQPGNVTVLGGEVEKLSIENAYENVLLKAMGRPITSTPRLDYKETTVAEQHKPTLIMPPAPPPVVHHNPQTPRNIMHDDDDDLFSNLDIDYLNTNVATNQSIRVQQNSNVAANQPTAVQQSNPTTNVNQFLDDDDDIFFEADIPDASVTNNIPKSNHNAFDDDDDFDVAEVEANIQLNLRNEERRHVSSNAITESSLRSTVEATQNQLDFDSDIDEMFSRNSVIERAVDEFKIAGCPLVTILQLHSLDDSEKSERSFVVKCEIFKTVESIRIVSNRYEIVVLITDSTGLQLEVKVNNDVIADWADVTAEELQRMRQTINQRPQQRQQMENILKKLSDTMTAFDGFMRIEYSHKNQMPEVTEVIESKAEYEEILRKKLAKRI from the exons atgaTCGCCGATTTTGATACTCATGTACGTGATACGAATCGACGATTTGCAGCCGTGCACATTTCTGTCGATCAAGACTGGTTAGGTGGATGTGTGGAATGGTTCTTGTCCGAAACGCCACGAATatccaatgaaaatttgtataaaaatgcTTACGAGCAATGGTTGTTAAGTGATTTGGCCGAGAGTGGAGTAAAATGCCTCCCACAGTCTGTGCTaagcaataaaaatgaattcaaattcaCGGGAAACTATGCACTGCAGATGCAATACGTAATTGACATTG CCGAATCAGCTTATGAACAATACAGAACCATTCACGATAAAAAATTGGATGAAGCCGAAGAACCTGAAACGGAGCAGCGTCAACGCAACATTAGCAAAAA GCGAAGGACGTTAAAGCTTGAACTGACCGATGGCCACACTACCGTCACTGCAATGGAACATTGTCCCATTCCGTGCTTAAATACCAAAATGGTTCCCGGAATAAAGATTTTGATAAAAG GTTCAATGCGGTGTGTCAACAAAGTATTGTTTCTGCAACCGGGAAACGTCACAGTATTGGGAGGTGAAGTTGAAAAACTGTCGATCGAAAATGCCTACGAAAATGTTCTGCTCAAGGCGATGGGGCGTCCGATAACGTCTACACCGAGATTAGACTATAAAG AAACTACCGTTGCGGAACAACACAAACCAACACTAATTATGCCACCAGCACCGCCACCAGTGGTGCATCATAATCCACAAACCCCACGGAATATCATGCACGACGATGACGACGATTTATTCTCTAATCTGGACATCGATTACCTGAACACAAATGTCGCGACGAACCAATCGATTCGTGTACAACAGAACTCAAATGTAGCAGCGAATCAACCGACTGCTGTGCAACAGAGCAATCCAACGACTAACGTTAACCAGTTCTTGGATGACGACGACGATATTTTCTTTGAGGCGGATATTCCGGACGCTTCGGTAACTAATAACATTCCAAAATCGAATCACAACGCCTTCGATGACGATGATGACTTTGATGTGGCGGAAGTCGAAGCTAACATTCAACTCAACCTTCGGAATGAGGAACGTAGACACGTGAGCAGTAATGCAATTACGGAATCGTCGTTGAGATCGACTGTGGAAGCGACCCAGAATCAACTTGATTTCGATTCGGACATCGACGAAATGTTTTCCAGAAACAGTGTGATAGAACGGGCCGTTGACGAATTTAAGATCGCTGGTTGTCCGTTGGTTACAATTTTGCAGTTACATTCACTTGATGACAGCGAGAAGAGCGAACGATCGTTTGTGGTGAAATGTGAGATATTTAAGACTGTCGAGAGCATTCGGATTGTGTCGAATCGATATGAGATTGTGGTGCTGATCACAGATTCAACCGGTTTGCAGTTGGAG GTAAAGGTGAATAACGATGTCATCGCCGATTGGGCCGACGTAACTGCCGAAGAACTACAACGGATGAGACAGACGATAAATCAGCGACCgcaacaacgacaacaaatggagaatattttgaagaaattgtCCGACACAATGACTGCGTTCGACGGTTTTATGCGCATCGAATATTCGCACAAAAATCAAATGCCCGAAGTAACGGAAGTGATCGAAAGCAAGGCGGaatatgaagaaattttacGGAAGAAATTGGCCAAaaggatttga
- the LOC119072519 gene encoding mitochondrial uncoupling protein 2-like, which yields MKAPIKNDLDAPLPIKFLTAGTAACIADFATFPFDTAKVRLQIQGEGAAVKLVSNGLISAEAVQYRGLVGTMTTIARQEGTRALYNGLSAGLQRQMCFASIRIGLYDGTKSFYQKLLNESPDGMNILTRMMAGLTTGGFAVICAQPTDVVKVRFQAQNKNSSGTRYKSTMQAYRTIGREEGVRGLWKGAVPNIFRNSIVNVAEIVCYDIVKDCFMQYLLMKDNIQCHFSSAVVAGFCATVVASPIDVVKTRYMNSPRGMYTGAIDCTIRTAKKEGPAAFYKGFVPSFARISLWNVALWITYEQFKQMFYKPAPVY from the exons atgaAAGCCCCGATTAAAAATGATCTGGATGCTCCGCTACCCATCAAATTCCTTACTGCTGGAACTGCGGCATGCATAG CTGATTTCGCGACATTTCCATTTGACACAGCTAAGGTTCGACTTCAAATACAGGGAGAAGGTGCCGCTGTCAAATTGGTCTCGAATGGTTTAATCTCAGCAGAAGCGGTACAGTATCGAGGACTGGTCGGCACCATGACAACGATAGCGAGACAGGAAGGTACTCGTGCTTTGTACAATGGCCTATCAGCTGGTCTGCAGCGACAGATGTGCTTCGCCTCGATACGTATTGGCTTATATGATGGAACAAAGAGTTTCTATCAAAAATTACTGAACGAATCTCCCGATGGTATGAATATTCTCACGCGAATGATGGCCGGTTTGACTACGGGAGGATTTGCGGTCATTTGTGCACAGCCAACAGATGTTGTGAAAGTTCGTTTTCAAGCACAGAATAAGAACAGCAGCGGCACCAGATATAAATCCACGATGCAG GCTTATCGAACGATTGGTAGAGAAGAGGGCGTTCGTGGTTTGTGGAAAGGTGCTGTGCCGAATATTTTCCGTAATTCAATTGTAAATGTCGCCGAAATTGTGTGTTATGACATTGTGAAGGATTGTTTCATGCAATACTTGCTGATGAAAGACAACATCCAGTGTCACTTCAGTTCGGCTGTAGTAGCAg gTTTTTGCGCCACAGTAGTCGCATCACCGATAGATGTCGTGAAAACGCGCTATATGAATTCGCCGAGAGGAATGTATACTGGTGCTATTGATTGTACAATAAGAACGGCCAAAAAGGAAGGACCAGCCGCATTTTATAAAGG ATTTGTTCCATCCTTTGCTCGGATATCGTTATGGAATGTGGCCCTGTGGATCACATACGAACAATTCAAGCAAATGTTCTACAAACCGGCTCCAGTTTATTGA